In the Raineyella fluvialis genome, TCGGCCACGGACGGGTAGGCCGGCACCCAGTCGTTGTGCGAGGAGACGTGCTCGGGCGGCAGGTGGTGCTCGTGGGGGAGGCGTGGGGTGGAGCCGGCGCTCTCGAACCCGGCGCCGTCGAACACCAGCCGACCGTCCTGCAGCAGCAGGCTGCGGCTGACGAGGTCGGCGAACGGGCCGTGCTCGTGCAGCACGACGAGCACGGTGAGCTGATGCGCGGCGGTCAGGGTCCGCATCAGCGAGGCCAGCGACTCCTGAGTGGCGATGTCCACCCCGGCCAGCGGCTCGTCCATCACCAGCAGATCCGGATCGGTGGCGAGTGCCCGGGCGATCAGCGCGCGCCGGCGCTGGCCGCCGGAGAGATGGGCCAGCTGGGATCCCGCCTTGGCCGACAGGTCCACCTCGGCCAGTGCCCGCTCCACCGCCTGCCGGTCGCGACGCCGCGTCAGCTGGAAGGGCCGTCGCAGCGGCAGCCGACCCGTCGCCACGACTTCGCGCACGGTGGCGCTGAGCAGGCCGGGGTCCACGTGTTGGGGGACATAGCCGATCCGGTGCCAGTCCCGGAAGGACTCCTGCCGCTCGCCGAACAACTCGATGGAGCCTCGTCGGCGGGGGACCAGTCCGAGCACGGCGCGCAGCAGGGTGGTCTTGCCCGAGCCGTTTGCGCCGAGGAGCGCGACGAACTCGCCTCGGCCGATGTCGGCGGTGACGCCACGGACGATCGGCAGGCCGCCGAGGGTCACCGAGACGTCCCGCAGGCCGATGATGGTCGTCGGGTCACCCGTCATCATCGGCACCCGTTCGCGGTGCGCAGGGACTGGAGGTTCGCCCGCATCACCCCGAGGTAGTCCGCGCCGCGAGTGGTGTCGGTGGGCTTGGCCTCGAGCGGGTCGAGGACGTCGGTCCGCAGGCCGGCGTCGCGGGCGATCGCCTGGGAGACGGCGGGCGAGACGGCCGTCTCGTAGAAGATCGTCGTGATGCCCTCCCGCTTGGCCAGGTCGGAGACCTCGGCGATCCGGGCGGCTGTCGGCTCGACGCTGGCATCCATGCCCGGATGGAGATCTGCTGGAGGGTGTAGCGGCGGGCCAGATAGCCGAACGCCTCGTGGGAGGTGACGAACCCGCGTCGCTCGCATGTGGTCAGGCCGGAGGAGTACTCCGTGTCCACCGCCTTGAGATCGGCCACGACGGCGTCGTTGTTGGCCCGGTAGGAGTCGGCGCCGGCTGGATCGAGCGCGGTCAGTTGGTCGCGCACGGCGTTCGCGACGGTGACCATGTTCGTCGGGTCGAGCCACAGATGCGGATCGGCCTTGGCGTCGTGCGGGTCGGTGGGGGTCTCGGTGTCGTGGCCCCGGCCGCCTCGGTGGTGTCGAGGTTCTGCACCAGGGTGCGGGTGTCCAGGGCCCGACCCTTCGTGCCCTGACCTACGGCGGCGTCGACCGCCGCCTGGAAGTGGGACTCGTAGATGACCAGGTCGCTGCCGGTGGTCACCTCGCCGACCTGCTGGGGAGTGAGCTCGAGGTCATGGGCCTCCCCGCCGGGTGGCAGGAGGCCCTGCACCGTGACCCGGTCGCCGCCGATCCGCTGGGCCAGCCACTCGTACGGGTAGATCGCCGCCGCCACCCGGACCGTTCCACCAGGCTTCGAGGCCGACGGAGAGGCGGTGCAGGCGCCCAGGAGGGCGACGGCGACGAGTCCGGACGCGAGGGCGAGTGGGCCTGACATCTTCATGACAATCATTGTCAACAAGGTGAGAATGATTGTCAAAACCAGACGGGTAGGCTTCCGCATGTGCTCGTCATCCATCGCTTCCACGTCCCCGAGGGGCGTACGGCGGACTTCGAGACCGCGGCGGGGGCCGCGGTCGCCCATTTCCGTACCCGGCCCGGGGTGGACGGGGTCGACCTCGTCCGCAACCTCGACGAACCGGGGCTGTGGGCCCTCGTCACCCGCTGGGCGGATCCCGGCAGCTACCGCCGCGCGATCAGTGGTGCGGCGGCGACGTACGCGCTGATGCCGGTGATGGCGTACGCCCTGGATGAGCCGTCCGCTTACCTGCCGGCCGAGGAGTTGGGGGAGAACGTCCCCCGGGGTGCCGACTGACGTCGGCCGGGGGCCGTTCGGCTAGGCTGACCGGCGGTGGCATCAGCCGGATGCCCCCGGACAGACAGACGGAGTGAACACACGTGGCCCCGAGCAAGCTCGACAATGTCATTTCCCTCGCCAAGCGGCGCGGCTTCGTTTTCCCCAGCGGCGAGATCTACGGTGGTACGAGGTCCGCGTGGGACTACGGGCCCTACGGCGTGGAGCTGAAGGAGAACATCAAGCGCCAGTGGTGGAAGTGGATGGTCACCGGGCGTGAGGACATCGTCGGGTTGGACTCCTCGATCATCCTGCCGCGTGACGTCTGGGTCGCCTCCGGCCATGTGGGTGTCTTCACCGACCCGCTCACCGAGTGTCTCTCCTGCCACAAGCGGATGCGCGCCGACCACCTGCAGGAGGAGCACGCCGCCAAGCACGGCATCGCCGACCCCGACCAGGTGCCGCTGGCCGAGGTGAACTGCCCGAACTGTGGGGTCAAGGGCCGCTGGACCGAGCCGCGCGACTTCAACATGATGCTGAAGACGTACCTCGGCCCGGTAGAGGACGAGTCCGGCCTGCACTACCTGCGCCCGGAGACCGCCCAGGGCATCTTCGTGAACTTCAAGAACGTGATGACCGCGGCGCGCAAGAAGCCGCCGTTCGGGATCGGCCAGGTCGGCAAGTCCTTCCGCAACGAGATCACCCCGGGGAACTTCATCTTCCGCACCCGCGAGTTCGAGCAGATGGAGATGGAGTTCTTCGTCGAGCCCGGCAGTGACGAGGAATGGCACCAGTACTGGATCGACAACCGCCACCGGTGGTACGTCGAGCTGGGGATCGACCCGGCCAACCTGCGTTTCTACGAGCACCCCAAGGAGAAGCTCTCGCACTACTCCAAGCGGACCGTCGACATCGAGTACCGCTTCGGTTTCCAGGGCTCCGACTGGGGCGAACTCGAGGGCATCGCGAACCGCACCGACTTCGACCTGGGCACCCACTCGAAGCACTCGGGCACCGTCCTGGAGTACTTCGACCAGGCCAAGGGCGAGCACTACACGCCGTACGTGATCGAGCCGGCCGCTGGCCTGACCCGCTCGCTGATGGCCTTCCTCACCGATGCGTACGTCGAGGACGAGGCCCCAATGCCAAGGGGGGCGTCGACAAGCGGACGGTGCTGAAGCTCGACCCGCGCCTGTCACCGGTCAAGGTCGCCGTGCTGCCGCTGTCCCGCAACGAGAACCTGACGCCGAAGGCCAAGGAACTCGCCGCCGAGCTGCGCAAGTACTGGAACGTGGACTTCGACGACGCCCAGGCCATCGGCAAGCGCTACCGGCGCCAGGACGAGATCGGCACGCCCTACTGCGTGACCGTCGACTTCGACACCCTCGAGGACCAGGCCGTGACCGTCCGGGAGCGCGACACCATGACCCAGCAGCGCATCGCGATCTCGCAGGTTGCCTCCTATCTGGGTGGCAAGCTCGTAGGCTGCTGACATGGCGCAATCGTCGAATCCGGCCCGTGAGGCCGAGAAGATGCGGGTGATGGGGGAGTGGCTCGACGCGGTGAGTGCCGAGCTCGGCCTCGATCCCGCGCTGCTGGAGCAGGTGCGTACGCCCATGCTCGACATGATCGCCGAGGTGGCGCACGGTCCGAGTCGGCCGGGCGCGCCGATGACGGCGATGCTGGTCGGGTTGGCCTCGGATCCGCAGGACCCGGCGGCGATGCTCGACCGTGTCGCCCGGATCCGTGAACTGGCCGCCGGGTGGGTGGTCGAGGAGGCCCAGCCCGCCCAGGACTGAGCCGGCGTCAGGTCAACGGTCCGAGCCGGGTCTCGGGGCGGTCCTCCAGGACCACCCGGACCCGGCTCGCGTGCACGTCGTCCATCGGCGGCAACCGGTCGATCGGGAAGAACCGGGCCTGGCTCGTCTCGTCGTGGTCGGGCCGGGGCTCACCGGAGACCCAGCGGCACCGGAAGGTGTGGTCGATGTACTGCGAGCGGTCCCCGTTCGCGTACGTGATCACGTCCGTCACGGTGAGCCAGGCCAGCCGCTCCACTTCCGCGACGATCCCCGCCTCCTCCGCGACCTCCCGCAGTGCGGCGTCGTGGGGTTGCTCGCCCGGATCGATGATCCCGGCGACCGGCGTCCACATGCCGTCGTCGGCCCGCTGGACCAGGAGAGTCTCCGGCCCATCGGCGCCGTCGCGCAACACCACGGCCGTGCAACCGGAGAGCCACAGCAGCTCGTGACCGAGCTTCTCGCGTTGTCGCAGGATGAAGTCCGGGGTGGCCATCAGCGCAGCCCCTCCACCAGGTCGACGGTCAGCGAGTCGAGATCCGCCACCACGGCGTCGGCCAGCGCCAGCGCGTCCCCCGCCGGGGGGAAGTCCGGACGCGGCACCGCGATCACTGCCATCCCGGCCGCGGCGGCGGCCCGCAGGCCGTTGCTCGAATCCTCGATCGCGACGCAGGTCGCCGGGTCGACGCCCAGCAGCTCGCACGCCCGCAGGTAGCCGTCGGGCGACGGCTTGCCCCTGCCGACCTCCTCGGTCGACACGGTGACGGTGAACGCGTCACTGATCCCCAATGTTTCCAGGCTGACGTCGATGAGTCGCCGCGGCGATGACGAGGCCAGACCCAACGGCCATCGTGCGGCGAGCCGGCGGACCGCGTCGACCGCTCCGGCCAACTCCGGCAGGTCGTGCGCGTAGCGAGCGACGAGGGCGTCGATCGTCCGGCGGGCGGCCTCCTCGGGGGTGCCACTGAGGCCGACGGTGCCGACCAGGTAGCTCGACCACTCCTGGGTGCTCATCCCCATCATCGCGAGGGTCGCCTCCGGCGGCCAGGGGATCCCCTCGTCGGCCGCAAGGCCTCGGCGCACCTCGTCCCAGATGATCTCGGTGTCGGTGAGGACGCCGTCCATGTCGAAGACGACTGCGCGGGGGCTCATGGTGCCATCCTGTCACGTGACGATTGCGGTCGATGCCGGGCGGTCGCGTAGAATCTGTCGGTGCCCCCGACCGCTCCGCCCAGCCTGACCGCCCCCCTGCGGCTGTCCGCGCCGTCCCGACCGGACGCTCTGGTCGTGGACGCCCCGGTGGTGCTCGCGCCGATGGCGGGGGTGACCAACGCCGCATTCCGTGAGCTCTGCGCCGAGCAGGGGCGGGACTGTACGTCTGCGAGATGATCACCTCCCGCGGCCTGGTCGAGCGGGACCGCAAGTCCCTGGAGATGCTGACCTTCTCACCCGCGGAGACCGTACGTTCCGTGCAGCTGTACGGCGTCGATCCCGCGACGATGGCCACCGCGACCGAGATCCTCTGCGGCGAGTTCGGGGTGGACCACGTCGACCTCAACTTCGGCTGCCCGGTGCCGAAGGTCACCCGCAAGGGTGGCGGCGGCGTGCTGCCCTGGAAGCGTGACCTGCTCGGGGAGATCCTCCGGGCGACGGTGCGGGCCGCCGACCGGTACGGCGTCCCGGTGACCATGAAGACCCGGATCGGCATCGACGACGACCACCGCTACTTCCTCGACGCCGGTCGCATCGCCGAGGATGCCGGCATCGCCGCGATCTGCCTGCACGGCCGTACGGTCGCCCAGGCCTACTCCTCGGACGCCGACCGCGACGCGATGGCCGACCTGGTGGCGCACGTCTCCGTCCCGGTGCTCGGCAACGGTGACATCTGGGAGGCGGCCGACGCCCTCGAGATGGTCGAGCAGACCGGCGTCGCCGGTGTCGAGGTCGGGCGCGGCTGTCTGGGGCGTCCCTGGCTCTTCCGCGACCTGGCCGATGCCTTCGCCGGCCGGGTGACGCGTACGCTGCCCACCCTGGGGGAGGTCGCCGCCATGTTCCGTCGTCACGGCGAGCTCCTTGCCGGCCTGATGGGGGAGCGTCGCGGCCTGACCGACCTGCGCAAACACGTCGCCTGGTACTTCAAGGGCTTCCCGGTGGGCGGTGATGTCCGCCGTGGACTGGCGATGGTCACCTCGTTCGCCGAACTCGACGACCTGCTCGGCCGGCTCGACCCGAGCGTCGGGTTCCCCGACACCGCCGTCGGCGCACCGCGCGGCCGCCAGGGCTCCCCGCGGGACAAGGTCGCCATGCCGGAAGGGTGGCTGGCCGACACCTGTGGACTCGGCCAGGACCTGTCCGCGGCCGAACTGGGCGTTTCCGGGGGCTGACATCTCGGGGAGGGGCAGCGTCGGAGGGTGCTGGCAGGATGGGGGCATGGACGTCGAGGACGTGCCCGTGGACCCTTCCGCACCGCTGCCGCGCGCTCGGCAGTGGGCCAGCACCATGGCCGGCCACAGCCGTGCCGGGCGTGACGAGGGGACGCGCGTGGTCCGCGCCCATGCCGATTCCTCAGCCCCCATCAGGGGTGGCGAGGTCATCGACCGTGAGGCGCGTGAGGCCTGGGAGCGGGTCACGCTACGTCCCGGGGCGGCGCTGTCCCACGGTGCCGGGGACCGTCCCCGCGAGGAGGAACCGGACGCCGAGCGGACCTGCTTCGAACGCGACCGGGACCGCATCGTCCATGCCACCGCCTTCCGCCGACTGGCCGGCAAGACCCAGGTCGTCGTCCATCCGACCGACCACCAGCGCACCCGGTTGACCCATGCCCTCGAGGTCGCCCAGGTCGCGTCGTCGATCGCCCGCGGAGTGGGTGCGAACGTCGCCCTGACCGAGGCCATCGCACTGGGCCATGACTGTGGCCACGGGCCGGGCGGGCATGCCTCCGAGGACGCGTTCGACCCGTACCTTCCGGAGGGTTACGACCACGGACCGTGGGGGCTGATGTGGCCCTCGCCGATCTGAACCTCTGCGCGGAGACGTCCGACGGCATCCGCAACCACTCCTGGTCGCGACCCGCCCCCGCACGATCGAGGGCGAGATCGTCTCCTGGGCCGACCGGATCGCCTACTGTGCCCATGATCTGGAGGACGCCGCCCGCGCCGGCATCGTGTCACCGGCCGACCTTCCGGCGCAGCTGGCGGCCGTCTGCGGCCGCGATCGCCGGGCCCAGATCCGTACCTTCGTCCGTGCGGTCGTCCGGACCGTCGCCGAGTGCGGCGAGGTGGCGATGGGGGCGGACGAGGCGGCGGCCCTGGCCGGCCTGCGCTCCTTCAATTACGAGCGGATCTACACCCGCCCCGAGTCGGTGGCCCAGTCCCGTGCCGTCGTCGACGTCCTGCGGGCGCTGGTCGAGCACTACGCGCACCGCCCCGAGCGGCTGCCCGGCGCACCGGATGCACCCGCCGACTCCCCCGAGGTCGTCCGCGCCGCCA is a window encoding:
- a CDS encoding metal ABC transporter ATP-binding protein, which codes for MMTGDPTTIIGLRDVSVTLGGLPIVRGVTADIGRGEFVALLGANGSGKTTLLRAVLGLVPRRRGSIELFGERQESFRDWHRIGYVPQHVDPGLLSATVREVVATGRLPLRRPFQLTRRRDRQAVERALAEVDLSAKAGSQLAHLSGGQRRRALIARALATDPDLLVMDEPLAGVDIATQESLASLMRTLTAAHQLTVLVVLHEHGPFADLVSRSLLLQDGRLVFDGAGFESAGSTPRLPHEHHLPPEHVSSHNDWVPAYPSVAEPDQED
- a CDS encoding DUF6457 domain-containing protein, with protein sequence MAQSSNPAREAEKMRVMGEWLDAVSAELGLDPALLEQVRTPMLDMIAEVAHGPSRPGAPMTAMLVGLASDPQDPAAMLDRVARIRELAAGWVVEEAQPAQD
- a CDS encoding NUDIX hydrolase, whose protein sequence is MATPDFILRQREKLGHELLWLSGCTAVVLRDGADGPETLLVQRADDGMWTPVAGIIDPGEQPHDAALREVAEEAGIVAEVERLAWLTVTDVITYANGDRSQYIDHTFRCRWVSGEPRPDHDETSQARFFPIDRLPPMDDVHASRVRVVLEDRPETRLGPLT
- a CDS encoding metal ABC transporter solute-binding protein, Zn/Mn family, producing MKMSGPLALASGLVAVALLGACTASPSASKPGGTVRVAAAIYPYEWLAQRIGGDRVTVQGLLPPGGEAHDLELTPQQVGEVTTGSDLVIYESHFQAAVDAAVGQGTKGRALDTRTLVQNLDTTEAAGATTPRPPPTRTTPRPIRICGSTRRTWSPSRTPCATN
- a CDS encoding HAD family hydrolase, with the protein product MSPRAVVFDMDGVLTDTEIIWDEVRRGLAADEGIPWPPEATLAMMGMSTQEWSSYLVGTVGLSGTPEEAARRTIDALVARYAHDLPELAGAVDAVRRLAARWPLGLASSSPRRLIDVSLETLGISDAFTVTVSTEEVGRGKPSPDGYLRACELLGVDPATCVAIEDSSNGLRAAAAAGMAVIAVPRPDFPPAGDALALADAVVADLDSLTVDLVEGLR
- a CDS encoding antibiotic biosynthesis monooxygenase family protein, with amino-acid sequence MLVIHRFHVPEGRTADFETAAGAAVAHFRTRPGVDGVDLVRNLDEPGLWALVTRWADPGSYRRAISGAAATYALMPVMAYALDEPSAYLPAEELGENVPRGAD